The genomic region TTTCGAAATCAATAAACCGGTACCGTATGCACTACTGTAATCCTGAATACGTGCCTTAACTTCTGACGCCAATAACTCACGACCTTCCGTTAAAATCTGATCCATTTCAGAACTACCAACAACATGACGAAGTGCACTTTCTGTCACCTGAGCAAGAGATTCTTCTGGATTTCGAACATTAAGCAAGAAATCCTTTGGATCCTGAACAGAGTATTGGACAGAAACACCCACCTCAACAATGGCATCATCAACCGTCAACATCAGCGCTTTATGATCATGAGAACGAACTTTCGTTACATTCACTTTACTCACAGAGTCGATCATAGGTGGATTCCAATGAAGACCTGGCATAACCGTGGAGTGATACTTACCTAAACGAAGCACAACCCCTCGCTCCTGCTGATCTACCTGGTAAACACCAGTAGCTGCCCACAAGGCAAGCAAAGCAATCAACACAATGGCAATCAAACCACCGCCAAATTTGCTAGACATACCACCAGAGCCACCACCATCAGAGCCACCGGATTTGCGCGTTTTTTTAACGCCAAGCATCCCCATTAACTTCTGAAAAGCCTCATCCAAGTCTGGAGGCCCTTGTTCATTGCCTCCAGGCTTACGACCCCAAGGGTCATTGTTGGTCTCTTTTTCACGATCTCCATCTGGGCGCCCAGCACCATTATTACGGTTTTTATCTGGATTCCATGGGTCATTGTCGTTATTACCCGGTTCATTCCAGGCCATACTACGTCTCCACTTTATTTTAATGATAATCCTGTACAGCTCACACCGCTTCTATCTGATCCTCAGACATGCCTGCGCGAGCCAAAATCTGCAAATAATCTTTTTTAGGCAACTTTACATCAAGAACAAAACGACCCGCTTCATCAAAGCGCTCCGATTTCACCGCTCCATGCTCGAACAACATAGCCCTTAAACGACCATACTGACTCGACAAATAAAGTGTTTCACTAAAAACATCTTCTGCTAACAGTTCAGCAATAGCTTGCTTAAGTAAGTCAACACCTTGACCATCACGAGCAGACAACCAAACTCGGAAAGGGTTCCCGTTAGCATCCCTATCAATTCTAGGTTCTGCTGTCGGCAAGGCATCAATTTTGTTAAATACAGTCAAAGTTGGCACTTCATTAGCGCCAATTTCTTCCAGCACAGAATCAACATGCTTCATATTCTCATCACGAGAAATATCCGCTGCGTCCACTACATGCAATAACAAATCCGCCTCAGACGACTCTTTTAAGGTCGCCTGGAATGCCTTGATCAATCGGTGAGGTAATTGACGAATAAATCCCACCGTATCAGCCAATACTATAGAGCCTATTTGCTCTAAATCTAAACGCCTCAAAGTTGGATCTAGGGTGGCAAACAATTGGTCGGCCGCAAAAACTTCAGCACCTGTTGCTCTATTAAATAAAGTAGATTTGCCTGCGTTGGTATAGCCCACCAGCGACACCGTTGGAACAGAGGAACGATCACGCGATCGGCGATTCTGATCCCGCTGAGAACCTACTTTTGCCAGTCTTTTCTGAATGGCTTTGATACGCTCTCTAAGCAATCGACGGTCAGTCTCAAGCTGGGTTTCACCGGGCCCACGCATACCTATACCGCCTTTTTGGCGTTCTAAATGCGTCCAACCACGAATAAGACGAGTCGACATGTGTTGTAATTGAGCCAACTCAACTTGCAATTTACCCTCATGGGTACGTGCTCGCTGAGCAAAAATATCAAGTATAAGCCCTGTACGATCAAGCACACGACATTGTAAGACACTTTCTAAGTTACGCTCTTGGGAAGGAGATAATGCATGATCAAAAAGAACAATTTGGGCTTCCTCTCGATCAACAATATCTTTAATTTCTGCTAGTTTGCCAGTACCGATAAAATATCTAGCATCAGGTCGCTGACGAGATCCCGTGACAACAGCCACAGGGTCGGCACCAGCAGAAATAGCAAGTTCAACAAACTCTTCTGGACCATAAGACTCATTTTGATCATGAAAATCTATATGAACCAATACAGCTATATCACCACTATCTGGACGTTCAAAAAACAATCTATTATTCCTCTGCTTGTCTTATTACAGACAAACTATTCAGCGTCATCTTCCGGCTGATCAGGAGACGGGATGCGAATTGTACGGGAAGGCACAACTGTAGAAATGGCGTGTTTGTAAACCATTTGACTAACAGTATTTTTCAATAGAATCACAAACTGATCGAATGATTCGATTTGACCTTGAAGTTTAATTCCATTTACAAGAAAGATGGATACTGGCACTCTTTCTTTACGTAGAATATTTAGATAAGGGTCTTGTAATGATTGCCCTTTTGACATTGTGATCTCCTTAAACAAGCAAAAAAATTAAATTAATTATTGATAAAACAATACTATAGATAGTACACCAAATCTTTATTTATTTCCCTATATAATCCTGCTTTCTATATAATTCAAGGCTTCAGGCACAAGATCTTTCGACAAACTATCAAAAATCATCAGATCCTCCCATCCCCTCAACCAAGTAAGCTGCCTTTTTGCCAATTGACGAGAAGCAACCACCCCTTTAAAGATAGCATCATCTAGCAAATCAACACCGTCTAAATATTGCCATAACTGCCGGTAGCCAACGCAACGCATAGAAGGCATATCAATCGTTAGATCACCACGCTTGTAGAAGCCTTCAACCTCTGCTAAGAACCCCTGATCCATCATGTCATAAAAACGCTGCTCAATACGTTCGTGCAACACACTGCGCTCTTTCGGCATCACTGCCATATTGATCATCTCAAACGGCAAAGACACCGCTTCCTGCTGCGCCCAGAAATGGCTCATCGTTTTGCCGGTCAGCCGATACACTTCAATAGCACGCTGCAAACGCTGAGGGTCATTAGGATGAATCCGAGACGCTGCCTCCGGATCAAACTTCTGTAGCTCTTCATGCAAAGCCACCCAGCCCTTTTCTGCCGCTTCAGCCTCAATCAATGCACGTAACTCTGCATCCGCCTGCGGCATTTCTGCCAGCCCCTTTTGCAAAGCATTGAAATACATCATAGTACCACCCACTAAAAGTGGCGTTTTTCCCTTGGCAATAATCTCTTGCGAATGCTCGACCGCATCCAAAACAAAATCAGCGGCCGAGTAAGATTCAAGAGGATCGATAATATCAATCAATCTATGAGGTGCTCTAGCAAGCAACTGTGCATCCGGCTTAGCCGTACCAATATCCATTCCTTTGTAAACAAGAGCAGAATCGACACTGATAATTTCAAAATTATGCTGCTCAGCCAGCTCAACTGCCAAACCTGTTTTCCCTGATGCCGTCGGCCCCATCAAACACACAACATGCGGTTTTGTCATATCAACGTCCTCTCAAAAAGAGTTTATCTAAATCAGACATACTTAAGTGTGCCCAAGTTGGTCGGCCGTGATTACACTGCCCACTTCGCTCAGTGACCTCCATATCACGAAGAAGACTATTCATCTCGGCAATAGTCAACTTACGATTTGCACGCACAGCACCGTGACACGCCATTGAAGCCATCAACTCGTTAGCCCGCGACTCCATCAGATCGGACACACCATTCGCAGACAAGTCACTAATCACATCACGCACAAGACCTTCCACATCGCCACGTATCAGTATAACGGGAACTTCGCGAACCATAGCACTTTCTAGCCCAGTTCTTTCTACTCGAAAGCCAAATGCTTCAAAAACCTCACCACTTTCCTCAACAAGATCCGCTTCACTTTGCGACACAGCGATATTTATCGGTACTAGTAAAGGCTGAGATGAAATATTTTTTTGATAAAACGCGGTCTTCATACGCTCATAGACAATTCGTTCATGAGCCGCATGCATATCCACTAAAATAAGACCCTGCTCACTTTCAGAAAGAATATAAACACCGTGCAACTGAGCCACAGCAAAACCCAAAGGTGGAACCGCTTGGTAATCACCTTCAGATCTAACAAACGGACTTTCACCCAGCCCCACAACATTTGTAGGAGAAACCTCTCTAACTTCACCGGTTTCAGGATCAACCTCTTCTGTTTTAGAAGCATACTCCTGAGCATAACCAGACAGGCGACTCATGCCATCAAGTTGACCTCGAACCTCTGACGCTCCCAACGAATTTGAAGTAGAGCGCATCCAGTCCATCGAAGAAGACGCAGAACGATTAGACAAGGGCAAAGCAGATTGCTCTGTTATATTCGCACCATAACTTGCCTGCTCATCAGTCTGCACCGAATCATTCATCCCAGTAGGGGCGGCATCTGATTCTGGGCGAACATCCGCGATAGCCTTATGAATACGACTAAACAAGAAGTCATGCACTAAACGACCATCACGAAAGCGCACTTCATGCTTTGTCGGATGTACGTTCACATCAACCGTCGAGGGGTCCAACTCAAGATATAAAACAAAAGTAGGATGACGACCATTATACAAAACATCACGATAAGCCTGACGCACTGCGTGAGCCACCAGTTTATCTTTGACCACACGGCCGTTTACAAAGAAATACTGCAGATCCGCCTGAGAACGAGAAAACGTCGGCAAACCAATCCACCCCCACAAACGCAAACCAGCCGCCTCAACATCTAGCGTCAATGAATTCTCGATGAATTTTTTGCCCAGCAAAGTTGCCAACCGATGCTCAGCATGAAGCTGATCGGTGACAGGACGAAGGTCATAAACTTGTTTACCGTTATGACTCAGTCGAAAGCCAGTTTCATAACGACTCAACGCCAGCCGCTTAACGACTTCTTCAAGGTGCGCGAATTCCGTTTTTTCAGTACGAAGAAACTTACGACGAGCAGGCGTATTAAAAAACAAATCACGCACGTCGATAGTTGTACCCTGGGGATGGGAGGCTGGACGAATTGCCGTCGCCATATCCTTGCCTTCCGCCTCAACTCTCCAAGCTTCTACTTCATTTTCAGCCTGAGAGGTTAGGTGCATTCGCGATACAGAACTAATACTGGCTAACGCCTCACCACGAAAACCAAGAGTACAAACAGCCTCTAAATCGTCCAAGGTAATGATTTTACTGGTAGCATGACGACTTAACGCTAACGACAGGTCATCTTTCATGATGCCTGTGCCGTTATCGCGAATCTTGATACGTCTTACGCCACCTTGCTCCACATCAATATCAAGCTGCGATGCGCCAGCATCAAGACTATTTTCAAGCAATTCTTTAACAACGGAAGCAGGACGTTCAACCACCTCTCCCGCGGCGATTTGGTTGGCTAGACGTGGAGATAAAAGATTAATTCTTTGCATGAACGACCTTTAATTTGAGAACAGCCTCTTTGAGAAATAAAGAGGCTTTAATAAGACTTTTAACCAGCAGGAATAACAAGCTTCTGACCAATCCAAATAACGTCATTACTTAGATTGTTAGCTTGACGCAAAACAGACAAGGACACCTGATTTCGACGCGCGATTTCGGATAGAGTATCACCCTTACTAACCGTGTAAACATAATCAGAATGTTTCTTTTGCTTCCAAGCAACCAAGGTTCCATCAGGGGCATTTTTGGTGAAATACTCAACCACACCTTTTGAAATAGAATCGGCTAATTTCACACGATACGTTCTGCTCGATAAATTCTTGGCTTCGGTTTTATTGGACACAAAGCCAGTTTCGATCAATATAGAAGGAATATCTGGCGACTTCAGCACCACAAAGCCAGCCTGCTGAACACTGTCTTTATGCAATACTGCAACCCCCTTCATCTCCCCCAGAACACTCTTACCGATATTAAGGCTCATTTGGATAGTCGAATTCATCGACATATCCAATAAAACTTCAGCAAGTAACTGATCTTTATCATCCAACGAAATTCCGCCCACCAAATCAGCCGAGTTTTCCTGTTGAGCCAACCAGCGACCCATTTCAGAACTTTTGCCACTTAATGACAACGCCCAAACAGAAGCCCCTCTAGCACTGGATTTGGTAAACGCATCCGCATGAATGGATATCATCAAATCAGCGTTAGCCTCACGCGCTACGCGGGAACGATCTCTCAGCTGAAGGTATTTGTCTGTTGAGCGAGTTAACACCGCTTTAAAGCCGTCAACCGCATTGATACGGCGCGCTAGCTCTTTACCAATAGAAAGCACGATATCTTTCTCTCGCACATTATATTGCCCCAATGCACCAGGGTCTTTACCGCCATGGCCTGGATCAATTGCAATCACAATATCGCGCTTCTCTTTAGAGAGGTTCGCTAAACTTTTAACAATAGTCGCAGGCTTTCTTACCCCGTACTCAAGCTCAACCAATATCCTAGGGCCATAAGTACCATTGGCAGCCAAAACAGTGCTTTTTGCCTTAGCCGCCTGCCCCAAATCAAGTACAAACCGAACACCTGAATCTCGGCGCGCATATCTTACTCGCATCAAAACATCTGAAGACAGCGCAGACAAGCCATTTACCACTGAGGGACTTAAAACCACTCCGCTAATATCTAAAACAATACGATCAGGATTAGAAAGAGGAAAAATACGGTGCTCTGCAGCCTCAGAAAGCTCAAACACCAAACGTGTCACCCCCTCTTGCTGAGCAACACGAATATCTCGAACCTCTGCAGCCAAAACACTACAAGTCGCCAAAGACAGGATTGAACAAATAAAAATAAATAGATAATTACGAAATTTAGTATGCATATCAGACAGCTAGCTAGTATATCTGACACACTATAACTGCTGATTAAATGGATCTCAATCTTACTTATAGTAAAGTCTTCTATACATCAAGAAGTTATCGTTCCTTTCAAGACGCTTAACGCCTCACCACCCTTATCTGTGTTCGCCTCTACACACACATGGCGCCCTTGACGAATTAAACTCAGCGAGACAACTAAATCCGCCTCTGGCAAAATCCCTCGCCCCATTTCTGCCCACTCAATCAAACACAAACTACCATCATTAAAATAGTCGCGAATCCCCATAAACTCTAGCTCTTCAGCATCCGCAACTCGATATAAATCAAAATGAAACGCCTCAAAGCCAGACATTTCATAAGGCTCAACAATCGTATAGGTAGGACTTTTCACTGGCCCTTGATATCCCAAACCACGCAAAACACCTCTCACCAGCGTGGTTTTACCCATACCTAGATCACCTTCCAAATACACCACCGCACCAGACTTCAGCACCGATGAAAAAACCTCACCCAGCTTTTCCATCGCCTCCTCACCATAAACATCTTTTTCTATTCGCATTACCAATCAACCCTTTTACTACTCAATCTTGAGAAAACACCAAGTGCACGATCATTTTATTTCCGACAATTCTAATACAGAAGCCTTTTGAAACAAGCATCAATCACTCATAATAAACCAACCTACTACCCACAAAAACAAACACCCAATAAAGGATGCACATGGATTGGCTTTTTCTTTCAATCATTGCCGTTGCCGTTTTTATCACTGGCGTATCAAAAGGCGGCTTTTCTGGCGCATTTGGCATTCTCGCGGTTCCGCTGATTTCACTACAAACCTCCCCAACACTTGCAGCCGCCATAATGCTTCCAATTCTCTGCATAATGGACATATTTACCGTGCAAAAATTCTGGAAGAAATGGAACACAGAACAACTTATAAAATGCATACCCGCTGCGATTATTGGCGTCATCATCGGCGGACTCACAGCATCATGGTTTTCAGCAGAATGGCTAAAAATAATGGTTGGGATTATTGCGGTAGGCTTTACATTAAATTCATGGCCCAAGAAAAACCAAACCAATCAACAAAAGCCGCTTAGTACGATTGCTGGAAGGCTCTGGTGCACGCTTGGCGGCTTCACAAGCTTTATCGCCCACGCTGGCGGACCACCAATGAGTGTCTATTTGCTAAGGGCAAACCTAGACAAAACTCAATACGTGGCCACTGCTGCCGTTATTTTTACCGCGGTCAACTACGTAAAACTCATCCCATACGGGATGCTGGGCCAGCTAAATAGTTCCAACGTACTTTTGTCGCTGTGCTTTACGCCAGTCGCTTTCTTGGGGGTCCAACTCGGCGCATGGCTACACTACAAACTGTCCACGGCGCTGTTTTTCAAAATCATGTACAGTTTTCTCTTCCTAACAGGATTAAAGCTAATATGGGACGGAGTATCAGGACTCGCGAGCTAAAAAGAGAACCTTAATAAAGAAACTAGCGAGCAACAAACGAAATGCAGCCCGCCAATTCACACAAACAAGAACCGACTAATTAAGCCTTATCTTCCAAACCAAACATAGTTTTACGGTAATGCTTCAACTCACCAATAGATTCTAGAATATCGTCCATCGCCAAATGGGAACCAGATTTAGAAAAGCCATCAAGCGCCTCTGGCTTCCAACGTTTAGCCAGCTCTTTAACCGTACTAACGTCCAAATAACGGTAATGAAAAAAGGCTTCCAACTTAGGCATGTAGCGATACAAAAAACGACGATCCTGCCCAACACTGTTACCACAAATAGGCGACTTTCCAGCCGGAACATACTGAGCTAAAAACTTAACAGTCTCTTCTTCTGCTTGTGCCATACTAATAGTCGAAGACAACACTCTAGCCGTTAACCCAGAGTCACCATGATGCTGTGTACACCATTCATCCATCGCATCCATTACTGCTTTTTCTTGATGGACAGCAAGGCTTGGACCTTTCGCCAATACATTCAAATGCTTATCCGTAACCACAGTAGCAATTTCAATAATGGTATCGGTTTCTGGGTCCAATCCTGTCATTTCAAGATCGATCCACACTAAATTCTCTTCATTTAAGCTCATAATCTTCCAAGTCCTTTATTATCAATGCTAGGCATTATACTCTATGCGCCTTACTTTATGACCAGACGAATCTAATGTCGAAGCGAAAACTTACTAAACAACAAACTTGGCGAATCGAAAGAATTCACAAAGAGCGCGTAGAACGCACTCAAAAGCGAGGTGATGCCGCCGAAGAACTCCTTCAGTCATCCGATCTCGGACCTGAAACTGAAGGCATTATTATCTCCCACTTCGGTACGCAAGTAGAAGTTGAAGGCACTCAAGAACCTTTTATTGGCATCTCCACGCGCTGTAATTTGCGCGCCAACCTAGGTCAACTTGTGACTGGCGACAAAGTTGTCTGGCGCCCAAAACAAAATGAAGGTGGTGTTGTTGTTGCCACAACACCAAGACACACCTCCCTGTCTCGTCCAGACATGCACGGCAGAATAAAGCCAGTTGCCGCCAACATCGACCATATAATCGTCGTCATTGCCGCCGAGCCAGTTGCGCATGCCAACCTAATAGATCGCTATTTAGTGGCTGCAGAGACCGTTGGCATACCACCCGTTATTTTGCTAAACAAATGCGATTTAATCGACGACAGCAATAAAGCAGACTTGGATCAGCTACTAAAAACCTATGAAGATCTGAATTACAAAATCATCAGAACCTCCATCAAAAACCAAGCTGGTATGGAATCGCTTTATGATTTCTTGCAGGATAAAACAAGTGTTTTTGTGGGACAATCAGGCGTAGGCAAATCTTCTCTCATTGGCACCTTGCTTCCTGATATTGACATTAGCGTGGGTGAACTTTCACAGAAACGCAAAAAGGGTGTACACACCACCACTACCGCTCGATTATTCCATATGCCGAAAGGCGGTGATCTCATCGACTCCCCTGGGATTC from Marinomonas rhizomae harbors:
- the hfq gene encoding RNA chaperone Hfq encodes the protein MSKGQSLQDPYLNILRKERVPVSIFLVNGIKLQGQIESFDQFVILLKNTVSQMVYKHAISTVVPSRTIRIPSPDQPEDDAE
- a CDS encoding N-acetylmuramoyl-L-alanine amidase; the protein is MHTKFRNYLFIFICSILSLATCSVLAAEVRDIRVAQQEGVTRLVFELSEAAEHRIFPLSNPDRIVLDISGVVLSPSVVNGLSALSSDVLMRVRYARRDSGVRFVLDLGQAAKAKSTVLAANGTYGPRILVELEYGVRKPATIVKSLANLSKEKRDIVIAIDPGHGGKDPGALGQYNVREKDIVLSIGKELARRINAVDGFKAVLTRSTDKYLQLRDRSRVAREANADLMISIHADAFTKSSARGASVWALSLSGKSSEMGRWLAQQENSADLVGGISLDDKDQLLAEVLLDMSMNSTIQMSLNIGKSVLGEMKGVAVLHKDSVQQAGFVVLKSPDIPSILIETGFVSNKTEAKNLSSRTYRVKLADSISKGVVEYFTKNAPDGTLVAWKQKKHSDYVYTVSKGDTLSEIARRNQVSLSVLRQANNLSNDVIWIGQKLVIPAG
- the hflK gene encoding FtsH protease activity modulator HflK yields the protein MAWNEPGNNDNDPWNPDKNRNNGAGRPDGDREKETNNDPWGRKPGGNEQGPPDLDEAFQKLMGMLGVKKTRKSGGSDGGGSGGMSSKFGGGLIAIVLIALLALWAATGVYQVDQQERGVVLRLGKYHSTVMPGLHWNPPMIDSVSKVNVTKVRSHDHKALMLTVDDAIVEVGVSVQYSVQDPKDFLLNVRNPEESLAQVTESALRHVVGSSEMDQILTEGRELLASEVKARIQDYSSAYGTGLLISKVNVENTQAPTQVQEAFDDVIKAKEDELRVRNEAESYANGIIPEARGRAQRIREEAEAYRSEIVARASGQADRFDRLYREYTKAPDVTRRRLYIETMESVYKDANKVVVDTKGGNNMMYLPLDQLMKQRAESSKGAGSLNSNNIGALTDQVLDEIRKRQSATIRREGRN
- the rsgA gene encoding small ribosomal subunit biogenesis GTPase RsgA codes for the protein MSKRKLTKQQTWRIERIHKERVERTQKRGDAAEELLQSSDLGPETEGIIISHFGTQVEVEGTQEPFIGISTRCNLRANLGQLVTGDKVVWRPKQNEGGVVVATTPRHTSLSRPDMHGRIKPVAANIDHIIVVIAAEPVAHANLIDRYLVAAETVGIPPVILLNKCDLIDDSNKADLDQLLKTYEDLNYKIIRTSIKNQAGMESLYDFLQDKTSVFVGQSGVGKSSLIGTLLPDIDISVGELSQKRKKGVHTTTTARLFHMPKGGDLIDSPGIREFGLWHISEDELLNGFIEFRPHIGYCRFRDCAHEKEPGCAILEALEKGEITEHRFQSFLRIKHSIRENQAF
- the hflX gene encoding ribosome rescue GTPase HflX encodes the protein MFFERPDSGDIAVLVHIDFHDQNESYGPEEFVELAISAGADPVAVVTGSRQRPDARYFIGTGKLAEIKDIVDREEAQIVLFDHALSPSQERNLESVLQCRVLDRTGLILDIFAQRARTHEGKLQVELAQLQHMSTRLIRGWTHLERQKGGIGMRGPGETQLETDRRLLRERIKAIQKRLAKVGSQRDQNRRSRDRSSVPTVSLVGYTNAGKSTLFNRATGAEVFAADQLFATLDPTLRRLDLEQIGSIVLADTVGFIRQLPHRLIKAFQATLKESSEADLLLHVVDAADISRDENMKHVDSVLEEIGANEVPTLTVFNKIDALPTAEPRIDRDANGNPFRVWLSARDGQGVDLLKQAIAELLAEDVFSETLYLSSQYGRLRAMLFEHGAVKSERFDEAGRFVLDVKLPKKDYLQILARAGMSEDQIEAV
- a CDS encoding sulfite exporter TauE/SafE family protein; its protein translation is MDWLFLSIIAVAVFITGVSKGGFSGAFGILAVPLISLQTSPTLAAAIMLPILCIMDIFTVQKFWKKWNTEQLIKCIPAAIIGVIIGGLTASWFSAEWLKIMVGIIAVGFTLNSWPKKNQTNQQKPLSTIAGRLWCTLGGFTSFIAHAGGPPMSVYLLRANLDKTQYVATAAVIFTAVNYVKLIPYGMLGQLNSSNVLLSLCFTPVAFLGVQLGAWLHYKLSTALFFKIMYSFLFLTGLKLIWDGVSGLAS
- the orn gene encoding oligoribonuclease, with amino-acid sequence MSLNEENLVWIDLEMTGLDPETDTIIEIATVVTDKHLNVLAKGPSLAVHQEKAVMDAMDEWCTQHHGDSGLTARVLSSTISMAQAEEETVKFLAQYVPAGKSPICGNSVGQDRRFLYRYMPKLEAFFHYRYLDVSTVKELAKRWKPEALDGFSKSGSHLAMDDILESIGELKHYRKTMFGLEDKA
- the mutL gene encoding DNA mismatch repair endonuclease MutL codes for the protein MQRINLLSPRLANQIAAGEVVERPASVVKELLENSLDAGASQLDIDVEQGGVRRIKIRDNGTGIMKDDLSLALSRHATSKIITLDDLEAVCTLGFRGEALASISSVSRMHLTSQAENEVEAWRVEAEGKDMATAIRPASHPQGTTIDVRDLFFNTPARRKFLRTEKTEFAHLEEVVKRLALSRYETGFRLSHNGKQVYDLRPVTDQLHAEHRLATLLGKKFIENSLTLDVEAAGLRLWGWIGLPTFSRSQADLQYFFVNGRVVKDKLVAHAVRQAYRDVLYNGRHPTFVLYLELDPSTVDVNVHPTKHEVRFRDGRLVHDFLFSRIHKAIADVRPESDAAPTGMNDSVQTDEQASYGANITEQSALPLSNRSASSSMDWMRSTSNSLGASEVRGQLDGMSRLSGYAQEYASKTEEVDPETGEVREVSPTNVVGLGESPFVRSEGDYQAVPPLGFAVAQLHGVYILSESEQGLILVDMHAAHERIVYERMKTAFYQKNISSQPLLVPINIAVSQSEADLVEESGEVFEAFGFRVERTGLESAMVREVPVILIRGDVEGLVRDVISDLSANGVSDLMESRANELMASMACHGAVRANRKLTIAEMNSLLRDMEVTERSGQCNHGRPTWAHLSMSDLDKLFLRGR
- the tsaE gene encoding tRNA (adenosine(37)-N6)-threonylcarbamoyltransferase complex ATPase subunit type 1 TsaE, yielding MRIEKDVYGEEAMEKLGEVFSSVLKSGAVVYLEGDLGMGKTTLVRGVLRGLGYQGPVKSPTYTIVEPYEMSGFEAFHFDLYRVADAEELEFMGIRDYFNDGSLCLIEWAEMGRGILPEADLVVSLSLIRQGRHVCVEANTDKGGEALSVLKGTITS
- the miaA gene encoding tRNA (adenosine(37)-N6)-dimethylallyltransferase MiaA, with amino-acid sequence MTKPHVVCLMGPTASGKTGLAVELAEQHNFEIISVDSALVYKGMDIGTAKPDAQLLARAPHRLIDIIDPLESYSAADFVLDAVEHSQEIIAKGKTPLLVGGTMMYFNALQKGLAEMPQADAELRALIEAEAAEKGWVALHEELQKFDPEAASRIHPNDPQRLQRAIEVYRLTGKTMSHFWAQQEAVSLPFEMINMAVMPKERSVLHERIEQRFYDMMDQGFLAEVEGFYKRGDLTIDMPSMRCVGYRQLWQYLDGVDLLDDAIFKGVVASRQLAKRQLTWLRGWEDLMIFDSLSKDLVPEALNYIESRII